From Sceloporus undulatus isolate JIND9_A2432 ecotype Alabama chromosome 6, SceUnd_v1.1, whole genome shotgun sequence, one genomic window encodes:
- the LOC121934787 gene encoding nicotinamide N-methyltransferase-like, whose product MEEFTGGDVYQKEFNPRSYLEYYKFGEGTLGDETTIFYLECLCKTFALGSMKGDTLIDIGSGPTIYQLISACEAFETIIASDYLDENLQETRKWLKNEPGAFDWSPVVKYVCELEGNRDKWAEKEAKLRRSIKQVLKCNVHLGNPMAPLSLPQVDCVLSSECLEAACSDHESYRTAVKNISSLLKPGGHLVLCGVLETTFYMVGSRKFSSLFLTEKFLREALTANGFTIVQFKTQPRVDKVMLDMCDFTALYFIVACKGTKA is encoded by the exons ATGGAAGAGTTCACCGGAGGGGATGTTTACCAGAAAGAATTCAATCCTCGGTCCTATTTAGAATACTACAAGTTTGGAGAAGGCACTTTGGGAGATGAGACCACTATATTTTATTTGGAATGCCTTTGCAAAACCTTTGCATTGG GGTCCATGAAAGGAGACACCCTGATCGACATAGGCAGCGGCCCCACCATCTACCAACTCATCTCAGCCTGCGAGGCCTTTGAGACCATCATTGCCTCTGATTATCTGGACGAAAACCTGCAAGAGACGAGAAAGTGGCTGAAGAACGAACCAGGAGCCTTTGACTGGAGCCCTGTGGTGAAATACGTGTGTGAGCTGGAGGGAAACAG AGACAAGTGGGCCGAGAAGGAGGCAAAGCTGAGAAGATCCATCAAGCAGGTTCTGAAATGCAATGTCCACCTCGGCAACCCCATGGCTCCCCTGTCCTTGCCCCAAGTGGACTGTGTCCTCTCCTCAGAATGTCTGGAGGCTGCTTGCAGTGACCACGAAAGCTACAGGACCGCTGTGAAGAACATCAGCTCCTTGTTGAAACCTGGAGGCCATTTGGTGCTCTGTGGGGTTTTGGAGACCACCTTCTACATGGTTGGCTCCCGGAAGTTCTCCAGCTTGTTCCTCACCGAGAAATTCCTGAGAGAGGCCCTCACCGCAAATGGTTTTACCATTGTTCAGTTCAAAACACAACCCAGGGTTGATAAAGTGATGCTGGACATGTGTGATTTCACTGCACTGTATTTCATTGTAGCCTGCAAAGGAACAAAGGCTTAA
- the LOC121934786 gene encoding NXPE family member 4-like isoform X2, translated as MMPNVTSGYNNTTSAKYSKTTILNHKDSYCVGEHLMVRLDMYDHLGKRKEYGGDFLRARIYSLDLKAGASGSIKDFRNGTYLVNFTLFWEGNVRASILLIHPSEGVSALWAARKKGYGKIGFTGKFLNGTSEVTTECGFNLTRNAELCEYLDERDQEAFYCLKPKHVPCDAFVSLQSYNKPISYLTTLEQSLLKRFKTGIEIPQLFGAIQVVQCKALEYLDIYPKEKLQKLLAVDLARHIWIQSKKHGHPYVGTHGYTVKDHSYVARDIDNVAGDRDTTIVICLGQHFRPFPIQLFIRRVVNIRRAVQRLLLRSPDMRVIIKGENIREMEVDQERFGDIQGYAQSVALKEVFRDLNVAFIDAWDITVAYNTKKVHPLNHVVWEEVNMFLSYICCNAKANPM; from the exons ATGATGCCCAATGTCACTTCAGGGTATAATAATACCACAAGTGCCAAGTACAGCAAAACCACCATTTTGAACCACAAAGACTCTTACTGTGTAGGAGAACACTTGATGGTCCGACTGGATATGTATGACCACttaggaaagaggaaggagtaTGGAGGAGACTTCTTAAGAGCAAGGATCTACTCTTTGGATCTCAAGGCTGGAGCATCTGGGAGTATCAAAGACTTCCGGAATGGGACGTATTTGGTCAATTTCACCTTATTTTGGGAGGGGAACGTCAGAGCCTCCATCTTGCTCATCCACCCCAGCGAAGGAGTTTCCGCCTTGTGGGCGGCGAGGAAGAAAGGTTACGGCAAAATTGGTTTCACAGGTAAATTTTTGAATGGAACATCTGAAGTCACCACTGAATGTGGGTTTAACCTGACCAGAAATGCAGAATTATGTGAATATCTGGATGAGCGGGACCAAGAAGCCTTCTACTGCCTCAAACCAAAGCATGTGCCATGCGATGCTTTTGTCAGTCTGCAGTCCTACAACAAACCCATCTCATATCTGACAACGTTGGAACAGAGTCTGTTAAAGAG GTTCAAGACTGGCATTGAGATCCCTCAATTGTTTGGGGCTATTCAGGTTGTACAGTGCAAAG CTCTTGAATATCTAGACATCTATCCAAAAGAAAAGCTCCAGAAACTGCTGGCTGTGGATTTGGCCAGACATATTTGGATACAGTCAAAAAAGCATGGCCACCCTTACGTCGGCACTCATGGCTACACAGTGAAAGATCACAGCTACGTAGCTCGGGATATCGACAACGTGGCCGGTGACAGAGACACAACTATTGTCATTTGCTTGGGCCAGCACTTCCGACCCTTCCCCATCCAGCTCTTCATTCGACGGGTGGTTAATATCCGGAGGGCCGTCCAGCGCCTTCTCCTGAGGAGTCCAGACATGAGAGTCATCATCAAGGGAGAGAACATTCGGGAGATGGAGGTGGACCAGGAAAGGTTTGGAGATATTCAAGGCTACGCTCAGTCTGTTGCACTAAAGGAGGTTTTCCGGGATCTGAATGTGGCCTTCATTGATGCGTGGGACATAACAGTCGCGTACAATACGAAGAAGGTTCACCCGCTCAATCACGTGGTTTGGGAAGAAGTTAATATgtttttgtcttacatttgttgCAACGCTAAAGCCAATccaatgtaa
- the LOC121934786 gene encoding NXPE family member 1-like isoform X1 yields the protein MMPNVTSGYNNTTSAKYSKTTILNHKDSYCVGEHLMVRLDMYDHLGKRKEYGGDFLRARIYSLDLKAGASGSIKDFRNGTYLVNFTLFWEGNVRASILLIHPSEGVSALWAARKKGYGKIGFTGKFLNGTSEVTTECGFNLTRNAELCEYLDERDQEAFYCLKPKHVPCDAFVSLQSYNKPISYLTTLEQSLLKRFKTGIEIPQLFGAIQVVQCKGNKTMTSKECCIGVSSPVPSGFVWQNQWHPAFCNMPRFDTLEQINTCLKGKMIYFMGDSTLRQWMEALTKRVTTLEYLDIYPKEKLQKLLAVDLARHIWIQSKKHGHPYVGTHGYTVKDHSYVARDIDNVAGDRDTTIVICLGQHFRPFPIQLFIRRVVNIRRAVQRLLLRSPDMRVIIKGENIREMEVDQERFGDIQGYAQSVALKEVFRDLNVAFIDAWDITVAYNTKKVHPLNHVVWEEVNMFLSYICCNAKANPM from the exons ATGATGCCCAATGTCACTTCAGGGTATAATAATACCACAAGTGCCAAGTACAGCAAAACCACCATTTTGAACCACAAAGACTCTTACTGTGTAGGAGAACACTTGATGGTCCGACTGGATATGTATGACCACttaggaaagaggaaggagtaTGGAGGAGACTTCTTAAGAGCAAGGATCTACTCTTTGGATCTCAAGGCTGGAGCATCTGGGAGTATCAAAGACTTCCGGAATGGGACGTATTTGGTCAATTTCACCTTATTTTGGGAGGGGAACGTCAGAGCCTCCATCTTGCTCATCCACCCCAGCGAAGGAGTTTCCGCCTTGTGGGCGGCGAGGAAGAAAGGTTACGGCAAAATTGGTTTCACAGGTAAATTTTTGAATGGAACATCTGAAGTCACCACTGAATGTGGGTTTAACCTGACCAGAAATGCAGAATTATGTGAATATCTGGATGAGCGGGACCAAGAAGCCTTCTACTGCCTCAAACCAAAGCATGTGCCATGCGATGCTTTTGTCAGTCTGCAGTCCTACAACAAACCCATCTCATATCTGACAACGTTGGAACAGAGTCTGTTAAAGAG GTTCAAGACTGGCATTGAGATCCCTCAATTGTTTGGGGCTATTCAGGTTGTACAGTGCAAAG GCAACAAGACCATGACAAGCAAGGAATGCTGCATTGGTGTGAGCTCCCCAGTTCCCAGTGGCTTTGTGTGGCAAAACCAGTGGCACCCCGCATTCTGCAACATGCCACGTTTTGACACCTTGGAGCAGATTAACACGTGCTTGAAGGGCAAGATGATTTACTTCATGGGAGACTCGACTCTGCGGCAATGGATGGAAGCCCTTACAAAAAGAGTGACCA CTCTTGAATATCTAGACATCTATCCAAAAGAAAAGCTCCAGAAACTGCTGGCTGTGGATTTGGCCAGACATATTTGGATACAGTCAAAAAAGCATGGCCACCCTTACGTCGGCACTCATGGCTACACAGTGAAAGATCACAGCTACGTAGCTCGGGATATCGACAACGTGGCCGGTGACAGAGACACAACTATTGTCATTTGCTTGGGCCAGCACTTCCGACCCTTCCCCATCCAGCTCTTCATTCGACGGGTGGTTAATATCCGGAGGGCCGTCCAGCGCCTTCTCCTGAGGAGTCCAGACATGAGAGTCATCATCAAGGGAGAGAACATTCGGGAGATGGAGGTGGACCAGGAAAGGTTTGGAGATATTCAAGGCTACGCTCAGTCTGTTGCACTAAAGGAGGTTTTCCGGGATCTGAATGTGGCCTTCATTGATGCGTGGGACATAACAGTCGCGTACAATACGAAGAAGGTTCACCCGCTCAATCACGTGGTTTGGGAAGAAGTTAATATgtttttgtcttacatttgttgCAACGCTAAAGCCAATccaatgtaa